In the Salinisphaera sp. T31B1 genome, one interval contains:
- a CDS encoding ABC transporter permease, giving the protein MNNGQTESIADTGASSGTTPVPKSRSRETTLRRFVRRFCANRIALAALVVLVALIGAAIAAPWLSPYSPDAIDVVNRLSGPSAAHWLGTDSLGRDTFSRIIYAGRASLFAAGFAVTVAVILGVPSGLIAGYFGGWVDWLLGRTADVLMTFPALILAVAIIASTGPGLVKAMSAIGLVYAPRLFRVVRSAALSVRAETYIEASVSIGTPAATIIFRRVLPNILSPLLVQVSLLLASALLAEAALSLLGLGVIPPTPSWGNMLGRGFPEIRSTPGLVFWPGLAIAIATLSFNLLGDGLRDALGREIRKGD; this is encoded by the coding sequence ATGAACAACGGACAGACGGAATCGATCGCCGATACCGGCGCCTCGAGTGGCACGACGCCGGTGCCCAAATCGCGATCGCGTGAGACGACCCTGCGGCGATTCGTTCGCCGCTTTTGTGCCAACCGGATCGCGCTGGCCGCCCTGGTGGTGCTCGTGGCCCTGATCGGTGCCGCGATCGCAGCCCCCTGGCTGTCGCCCTACAGCCCGGATGCAATCGACGTGGTCAACCGGCTCTCGGGGCCCTCGGCAGCCCATTGGCTGGGCACCGACTCACTGGGCCGCGACACGTTCAGCCGTATCATCTATGCCGGCCGGGCATCGCTGTTCGCCGCGGGCTTCGCGGTCACGGTGGCGGTGATACTGGGCGTGCCGTCCGGGCTTATCGCCGGCTATTTCGGCGGCTGGGTCGACTGGCTGCTCGGACGTACAGCCGATGTGCTGATGACGTTTCCGGCGCTGATCCTGGCGGTGGCCATCATCGCCTCTACCGGTCCGGGCCTGGTCAAGGCCATGAGTGCGATCGGGCTGGTCTATGCCCCAAGGCTGTTCCGCGTCGTACGCAGTGCGGCGCTGTCGGTGCGCGCCGAGACCTATATCGAAGCGTCGGTGAGCATCGGCACGCCCGCCGCCACGATCATCTTCCGCCGCGTGCTGCCCAATATCCTGTCGCCGCTGCTGGTCCAGGTCTCGTTGCTGCTGGCGTCGGCCTTGCTGGCCGAAGCGGCGCTGAGCCTGCTCGGTCTGGGGGTGATTCCGCCGACGCCAAGCTGGGGGAACATGCTGGGCCGCGGCTTTCCCGAGATCCGCTCCACCCCCGGGCTGGTGTTCTGGCCGGGGCTGGCGATCGCCATCGCCACGCTGTCTTTCAATCTGCTCGGCGACGGTCTTCGCGACGCGTTGGGCCGTGAAATACGCAAGGGGGACTGA
- a CDS encoding ABC transporter permease, whose translation MLKILISRIAAAVPLLAIISFLIFSLIVLIPGDPAVSLAGQNPTPAQIAAIRDTLGLNEPFLVRYWHWVSGLLQGDLGHSLFSSQPVWVDITARLPTTVSLVGLCMLIAVVLGVALGAVAGLRAGSWMDRAATVLASIGVAVPYFWVGMLLIMTLSVTYPLFPSVGYVPLTQDPWQWFRHLALPAFALSLTPSAIIARQTRASLVTVMSEDYIRTARAKGLSPVRIVVKHALKNAALPVITVFGIEMSRLLGSTVVIEQLFSLPGIGKLAYDAVFNRDFPVVQGVVLVAAGMVIFINILVDVSYAYFNPRVR comes from the coding sequence ATGCTCAAGATTCTGATTTCCCGCATAGCCGCGGCCGTCCCGCTACTGGCGATCATCAGTTTTCTGATCTTCAGTCTGATCGTGCTCATTCCCGGCGATCCGGCCGTCAGCCTGGCCGGGCAGAATCCCACGCCGGCGCAGATTGCCGCCATTCGCGACACTCTGGGCTTGAACGAACCCTTTCTGGTGCGCTACTGGCACTGGGTGAGCGGGCTGCTGCAGGGCGACCTCGGCCATTCGCTGTTCAGCAGCCAGCCGGTCTGGGTCGATATCACCGCACGGTTGCCGACCACTGTATCGCTGGTCGGATTGTGCATGCTCATCGCGGTGGTGCTGGGTGTGGCCTTGGGTGCGGTCGCCGGGCTGCGCGCCGGTAGCTGGATGGATCGTGCGGCTACGGTGCTGGCCAGCATCGGCGTGGCCGTACCGTATTTCTGGGTCGGGATGCTGCTGATCATGACGTTGTCGGTCACCTATCCGCTGTTTCCCTCGGTCGGCTACGTGCCGCTGACCCAGGATCCGTGGCAGTGGTTTCGTCATCTGGCACTGCCTGCGTTCGCGCTGTCGCTCACGCCCTCGGCGATCATCGCCCGTCAGACTCGGGCGTCGCTGGTGACGGTCATGTCAGAGGACTACATCCGTACCGCGCGGGCCAAGGGGCTCAGCCCGGTCCGGATCGTGGTCAAGCACGCGCTCAAGAACGCTGCCCTGCCGGTGATCACGGTCTTCGGCATCGAGATGAGCCGGCTGCTGGGCAGTACGGTCGTCATCGAGCAGCTGTTCTCGTTGCCGGGGATCGGCAAGCTCGCCTACGACGCCGTGTTCAACCGCGACTTCCCGGTCGTCCAGGGCGTGGTGCTGGTCGCGGCGGGCATGGTGATCTTCATCAATATTCTCGTCGATGTCTCGTATGCTTATTTCAATCCGAGGGTCCGCTAG
- a CDS encoding acyl-CoA dehydrogenase family protein, with amino-acid sequence MNDDIRDMVLDTAARLFSDRVDRDLWQASEAGGFSEDAWSAVTDMGLASMLLSEAQGGTGLDAADGLALAELAGYHALPLPLAESFVGLMLLAGARDLEGDEVVALAGAHNLDDVTLDRRNDGWVCRGRLHRVAWGRHARYVLLDLPGDDGMTRRVTIAADRVSWQQGTSLAGEARDSAELDALAILDDDVRQLPASHLGITEWGALIRSLQMAGAMRRALELSVEHANERKQFGRPIAKFQAIQQQLAAMAGQVATAGAAAAAASRAVDGDNAAFMISVAKARVSEAACATTAIAHQVHAAMGFTREHTLHYYTRRLWSWRDEFGAEPYWQKQVGERACEAGRDGLWPFLSAL; translated from the coding sequence ATGAACGACGATATTCGCGACATGGTGCTCGATACGGCCGCCCGGCTGTTCTCCGATCGGGTCGACCGTGATCTATGGCAGGCCAGCGAAGCCGGCGGCTTTTCCGAGGATGCATGGTCGGCGGTCACCGATATGGGGCTGGCCAGCATGCTGCTGTCCGAAGCACAGGGCGGCACCGGGCTCGATGCGGCTGACGGGCTGGCCCTGGCCGAGCTTGCCGGCTATCACGCCCTGCCGCTGCCGCTGGCGGAGTCGTTCGTGGGGCTGATGTTGTTGGCAGGCGCCCGCGATCTCGAAGGCGATGAAGTCGTTGCGCTGGCCGGCGCACATAATCTCGACGACGTGACGCTGGACCGGCGCAACGACGGCTGGGTTTGCCGCGGACGGCTGCACCGCGTCGCCTGGGGGCGGCACGCGCGTTACGTGCTGCTCGATCTGCCGGGCGACGACGGCATGACCCGACGGGTCACCATTGCCGCGGACCGGGTGTCCTGGCAGCAGGGCACCAGCCTGGCCGGCGAGGCGCGCGACAGCGCCGAACTGGATGCGCTGGCGATCCTGGACGACGATGTCCGCCAACTCCCTGCATCCCACCTTGGAATCACGGAATGGGGCGCGCTGATACGTTCGTTGCAGATGGCGGGTGCCATGCGGCGCGCGCTCGAGCTGTCCGTCGAGCATGCCAACGAACGCAAACAGTTCGGTCGGCCGATCGCCAAGTTCCAGGCGATCCAGCAGCAGCTCGCCGCGATGGCCGGACAGGTAGCGACCGCCGGCGCGGCGGCCGCTGCCGCCAGTCGTGCGGTCGACGGCGACAATGCCGCCTTCATGATCTCGGTGGCCAAGGCGAGGGTTAGCGAAGCGGCCTGTGCAACGACGGCCATCGCCCATCAGGTGCATGCCGCCATGGGCTTCACGCGCGAACACACGCTGCACTACTACACCCGTCGTCTGTGGTCCTGGCGCGACGAATTCGGCGCCGAACCCTATTGGCAGAAGCAGGTGGGCGAGCGTGCCTGCGAGGCCGGCCGTGATGGTCTGTGGCCGTTTCTGAGCGCGCTCTGA
- a CDS encoding SDR family oxidoreductase: MTTMLAKDTFAGRVALVTGGGSGIGYEIARTLGRLGASVVIGSRRRDVIEQAADELRADGSEALAVPLDVREPDQVEAFMNAAETEYGRLDMLVNAAAGNFRVKAEDMSVNAWRAVVSIVLDGTWFCTQAAGRRMIAAGGGSILNVGTVGAFHGGPLAVHSASAKAGVLAMTRTLAVEWGAHNVRVNVVTPGSTNDTGAVTQLFPTDADRKRILRNVPRGRFAERIEIANAAAYLLSDYADFITGENLVIDGGRWLGRGHLEN, translated from the coding sequence ATGACGACCATGCTTGCCAAGGACACGTTCGCCGGACGGGTCGCCCTGGTGACCGGCGGCGGCAGCGGTATCGGCTATGAGATCGCCCGTACGCTCGGACGGCTGGGTGCCAGTGTCGTCATCGGCAGCCGGCGTCGGGACGTCATCGAGCAGGCCGCGGATGAGCTGCGCGCCGACGGCTCCGAGGCGCTGGCCGTGCCGCTTGACGTACGCGAACCCGACCAGGTCGAGGCCTTCATGAACGCCGCCGAGACGGAGTACGGACGGCTCGACATGCTCGTCAATGCCGCGGCCGGCAACTTCCGGGTCAAGGCCGAGGACATGTCGGTCAATGCCTGGCGCGCGGTCGTCTCGATCGTGCTCGATGGCACATGGTTCTGCACACAGGCGGCCGGACGCCGGATGATTGCCGCCGGCGGCGGTTCGATTCTCAACGTCGGCACGGTGGGGGCGTTTCATGGCGGGCCGCTGGCGGTCCACTCGGCCAGCGCCAAGGCCGGCGTGCTGGCGATGACCCGGACGCTGGCCGTCGAGTGGGGCGCCCATAACGTGCGCGTGAACGTGGTCACGCCCGGTTCGACCAACGATACCGGGGCCGTGACTCAGCTGTTTCCGACGGACGCCGATCGCAAGCGCATCCTGCGCAACGTGCCGCGTGGACGGTTCGCCGAACGGATCGAGATCGCCAACGCCGCCGCATATCTGCTCAGCGACTATGCCGATTTCATTACTGGCGAGAATCTGGTGATCGACGGGGGCCGCTGGCTCGGGCGCGGGCATCTGGAGAATTGA
- a CDS encoding acetate--CoA ligase family protein — translation MFRPRAVALVGASGRADSAMARPLRYLQEHGFTGEIYPVNPNYDELGGRRCYPTLTSVPTPVDLVLVMVPAAHAAQTVRDAGAVGAVAAIVFASGFAEVGAEGATHQAELVKAGREAGVRVLGPNCQGVLYTPIGLSATFTAAADRPLNFHGSGGAYVGQSGAVGGSILDLSMEMGLGLTAWVSTGNQADLNLYEIAEELLEEPDVRFLMLYVEAVADGQTYARLARKARSLSKPIVLLQCGRSEAGRRAAASHTGAMLSENIAFTLVSRQYGVNLVNDISELLSVAAVLAAMPRASGRRMGVVTSSGGAGSLAADQGEKYDIGLPELDAATQTALAPMIPAFGALANPVDVTAQLFNQGADAFGRVCQLVADDPNIDVVAVLLTMVTGRAAAELARDIVHTAQSLSKPLLVAWMAGHELTAEAREILKAAGMPVFHSVGELTRTASLIMPAMTPQSMPESLKPAAEITAAQIESWLAANDDTGMALLDTIGISRPRSCVVHDAAQAADAVAGLRGGAAMKLQAHTLAHKSDVGGVRLDVDANDAARVYDELVASAKTHGVTDVDGVLVQPMVPSGVELILATTAGRDGYPPVVTVGLGGVTTEIYRDVASGLAPLSPGEAYDMLRSLRAWPLLAGFRGAAACDVAAVVDAMVRLSQAAALAGARLGEFEINPIIVAAEGRGAMAVDVLMRIDGQA, via the coding sequence ATGTTCAGACCGCGTGCGGTGGCACTGGTCGGGGCGTCCGGGCGTGCCGACAGCGCCATGGCACGGCCGCTTCGCTATCTGCAGGAACACGGATTCACGGGTGAGATCTATCCGGTCAATCCAAACTACGACGAGCTGGGCGGACGGCGCTGCTACCCGACGTTGACCAGCGTGCCCACGCCGGTCGACCTGGTGCTGGTGATGGTGCCGGCAGCGCATGCTGCACAGACCGTCCGCGATGCGGGCGCGGTCGGCGCCGTGGCCGCGATCGTGTTCGCCTCCGGTTTTGCCGAGGTCGGCGCCGAAGGCGCGACGCATCAGGCCGAACTGGTCAAGGCCGGCCGTGAGGCCGGCGTACGCGTGCTCGGCCCGAACTGCCAGGGCGTGCTGTACACCCCGATCGGGTTGTCGGCGACTTTCACCGCAGCAGCTGACCGGCCATTGAATTTCCACGGCAGCGGCGGCGCCTATGTCGGCCAGAGCGGCGCGGTCGGCGGCTCGATTCTCGACCTGTCGATGGAGATGGGCCTGGGGCTGACGGCCTGGGTGAGCACCGGCAACCAGGCCGATCTGAACCTGTACGAGATCGCCGAAGAGCTGCTGGAAGAGCCTGACGTCCGCTTTCTGATGCTCTATGTCGAGGCTGTGGCCGACGGCCAGACCTACGCCCGCCTGGCCCGCAAGGCCCGGTCGCTGTCCAAGCCGATCGTATTACTGCAGTGCGGGCGCTCCGAGGCGGGCCGACGGGCTGCCGCCTCGCACACCGGCGCCATGCTCAGCGAAAACATCGCCTTTACGCTGGTATCCCGCCAGTACGGGGTCAATCTTGTCAACGATATCAGCGAGCTGTTGTCGGTGGCCGCCGTGCTCGCTGCCATGCCCAGGGCCTCGGGCCGTCGCATGGGCGTGGTCACCAGTTCCGGCGGTGCCGGCAGTCTGGCCGCCGACCAGGGCGAGAAATACGACATAGGCTTGCCGGAACTCGATGCTGCGACACAGACCGCGCTGGCGCCGATGATCCCTGCCTTCGGGGCGCTGGCCAACCCCGTGGACGTCACCGCCCAGCTGTTCAATCAGGGCGCCGATGCGTTCGGCCGTGTCTGCCAGCTGGTGGCTGATGACCCCAATATCGATGTGGTCGCGGTACTGCTGACCATGGTCACCGGCCGTGCCGCCGCGGAACTCGCCCGTGACATCGTGCATACCGCGCAATCGCTGTCCAAGCCGCTGCTCGTGGCCTGGATGGCCGGCCACGAGCTGACCGCCGAGGCGCGCGAGATCCTCAAGGCCGCCGGGATGCCGGTGTTCCATTCGGTCGGTGAGCTGACACGCACGGCAAGCCTGATCATGCCCGCGATGACCCCGCAGTCGATGCCGGAATCGTTGAAGCCGGCCGCCGAGATCACTGCGGCACAGATCGAGTCCTGGCTGGCCGCCAACGACGACACCGGCATGGCGCTGCTCGATACGATCGGTATTTCACGGCCCCGGTCGTGCGTGGTGCACGACGCTGCCCAGGCCGCAGACGCCGTCGCCGGCCTGCGCGGGGGCGCGGCGATGAAGCTGCAGGCACATACCCTGGCGCACAAGTCGGACGTGGGCGGCGTACGTCTGGACGTGGATGCCAATGACGCCGCGCGCGTCTACGACGAACTCGTCGCGAGTGCGAAGACCCACGGCGTGACCGACGTGGACGGCGTGCTGGTCCAGCCGATGGTCCCGTCGGGTGTGGAGTTGATTCTGGCGACCACCGCCGGGCGCGACGGCTATCCGCCGGTGGTGACCGTCGGCCTGGGCGGGGTGACCACCGAGATCTACCGCGACGTTGCCTCGGGTCTGGCGCCGCTGTCGCCGGGCGAGGCCTACGACATGTTACGCAGCCTGCGCGCCTGGCCACTGTTGGCCGGTTTTCGCGGCGCGGCGGCCTGCGACGTGGCCGCCGTGGTCGATGCCATGGTGCGGCTGAGTCAGGCCGCGGCGCTGGCCGGCGCGCGTCTGGGCGAATTCGAGATCAATCCGATCATCGTCGCGGCCGAGGGCCGGGGGGCGATGGCGGTCGATGTACTGATGCGAATCGATGGTCAGGCCTAG
- a CDS encoding ABC transporter substrate-binding protein, whose translation MTTIIRKSGWMCASAAAVLLLASIQGCGNGNDNGGDKVQVANGGGSAAGSEAAASSAGQGKPTEVNDPRCPELTDGIDQSKTFTWMYSVGNTSFDPDKINTNNSQMYLFPIYDSLVYVDDSGKPQPMLATSWKLTDEGKTLEFKLRENWTYHDGTPFDAASVKANIERSKTLPGSFNANSLESVQSVEVVDAHTVRLHTDGGAGALVGVLGGSAGMMMSPAAFDKSGEDIKPTGGSGPYRMTSYQPGNKVEYTAVDNYWDDDAQNVAKMVFLISGDDNARLNAVITGAADSTFLRASMYEPAKQAGLVVCQRPSLSSYNVKLNTKRSEFDDKRVRQAISYAINRESVKQVTDGFCEPSRQLFPPSYFASNPEIDNEKLYDPDKAKQLLKDAGLADGFSFDLEVINLSLYQQIAEIIQYNLAQVGIKMSITPKSIGLLSENFSVKKSADAVLEEQKASSDPSILTSEYYLADGFSNPGGYTTDEITRLNSEAMNSADANKRAPIYAKLFKAVAEEAYPNITLCHLTTPFVMNKTVVGLNIHTDGAREFRGVGIDPGRK comes from the coding sequence ATGACGACAATCATCAGAAAGTCGGGTTGGATGTGTGCGAGTGCGGCCGCTGTGCTGCTTTTGGCCAGTATCCAGGGTTGTGGCAACGGTAACGACAACGGCGGTGACAAGGTTCAGGTCGCCAACGGGGGCGGGAGTGCGGCCGGCTCCGAGGCGGCGGCCTCGAGCGCTGGTCAGGGCAAGCCGACCGAGGTGAACGATCCGCGTTGTCCCGAGCTCACCGACGGTATCGATCAGTCGAAGACCTTCACCTGGATGTACAGCGTCGGCAACACCAGCTTCGATCCGGACAAGATCAATACCAACAACAGCCAGATGTATCTGTTCCCGATCTACGACAGCCTTGTGTATGTCGACGACTCGGGCAAGCCGCAGCCGATGCTGGCCACCTCCTGGAAGCTCACCGACGAGGGCAAGACGCTCGAATTCAAGCTGCGCGAGAACTGGACCTACCACGACGGCACGCCGTTCGATGCGGCGTCGGTCAAGGCCAATATCGAGCGCTCCAAGACGCTGCCCGGTTCGTTCAACGCCAACTCGCTGGAGTCGGTCCAGTCGGTCGAGGTGGTCGATGCCCATACGGTACGGCTGCATACCGACGGCGGTGCCGGCGCGCTGGTCGGCGTACTGGGCGGCTCGGCGGGCATGATGATGAGCCCGGCTGCCTTCGACAAGTCCGGAGAGGATATCAAGCCGACCGGCGGTTCCGGGCCGTACCGGATGACCAGTTATCAGCCGGGCAACAAGGTCGAATACACCGCGGTCGACAACTACTGGGATGACGACGCCCAGAACGTCGCCAAGATGGTGTTTCTGATCTCCGGTGACGACAACGCACGGCTCAACGCGGTGATCACCGGCGCGGCGGACTCGACGTTTTTGCGAGCGAGCATGTACGAGCCGGCCAAGCAGGCGGGGCTGGTGGTCTGTCAGCGCCCGAGCCTGTCGAGCTACAACGTCAAGCTCAACACCAAGCGCTCCGAGTTCGACGACAAACGCGTGCGGCAGGCGATCAGCTACGCGATCAACCGGGAATCGGTCAAGCAGGTCACCGACGGATTCTGCGAGCCGTCGCGCCAGCTGTTCCCGCCGTCCTATTTCGCCTCCAACCCCGAGATCGACAACGAAAAACTCTACGATCCGGACAAGGCCAAGCAGCTGCTCAAGGACGCCGGGCTGGCCGACGGTTTCTCGTTCGATCTGGAGGTGATCAATCTGTCGCTGTATCAGCAGATCGCCGAGATCATTCAGTACAACCTGGCCCAGGTCGGCATCAAGATGTCGATCACACCCAAGAGCATCGGGCTGCTGTCCGAGAACTTTTCGGTCAAGAAGTCGGCTGATGCCGTACTCGAAGAGCAGAAGGCGTCCTCGGATCCGAGCATTCTGACCTCCGAGTATTACCTGGCCGACGGCTTCAGTAATCCGGGCGGCTACACCACCGATGAGATCACGCGTCTCAACAGCGAGGCCATGAACAGTGCCGATGCCAACAAGCGGGCACCGATCTACGCCAAGCTGTTCAAGGCGGTCGCCGAAGAAGCGTATCCGAATATCACCTTGTGCCATCTGACCACGCCGTTCGTGATGAACAAGACCGTGGTAGGCCTGAATATCCATACCGACGGCGCACGCGAGTTCCGCGGCGTGGGTATCGATCCGGGCCGCAAGTAA
- a CDS encoding enoyl-CoA hydratase-related protein: protein MGQILMERREGVALITIDSVEVKNGLTPEMGRQLADFCDEIDADESLGAAVIQGAGGTFCSGADRRRWQPGADQAEDKTYRETGLIYGAFMRVGSLKVPTIAAVRGAAVGAGINLMLATDLRIVADNARILSGFLRIGLHPGGGFFTIAGRTAGREATSAMGLFSEELDGKRAEAVGMAWRSLPDDQVEDFAMELARRPAKDPALAREATRSFRTELGPPGIGWENALQFERATQMWSQRRRNES, encoded by the coding sequence ATGGGACAGATACTGATGGAACGCCGCGAAGGCGTTGCGTTGATCACGATCGATTCGGTCGAGGTCAAGAACGGGCTTACCCCGGAGATGGGGCGCCAGCTCGCCGATTTCTGCGACGAGATCGATGCCGATGAGTCGCTGGGCGCGGCGGTGATCCAGGGCGCCGGGGGTACCTTCTGCTCCGGCGCGGATCGGCGGCGCTGGCAGCCCGGCGCAGACCAGGCTGAGGACAAGACCTACCGCGAAACCGGCCTGATCTACGGCGCGTTCATGCGAGTGGGCTCGCTCAAGGTGCCTACCATTGCCGCAGTTCGCGGGGCCGCGGTCGGGGCGGGCATCAATCTGATGCTGGCCACCGACCTGCGCATCGTCGCCGACAACGCCCGTATTCTGTCGGGCTTTCTGCGTATCGGCCTGCACCCCGGGGGCGGGTTCTTCACGATCGCCGGGCGTACCGCCGGCCGTGAGGCGACATCGGCCATGGGGCTGTTCAGCGAAGAGCTCGACGGCAAACGTGCCGAAGCCGTCGGCATGGCCTGGCGATCATTGCCGGACGACCAGGTCGAGGATTTCGCCATGGAACTGGCACGCCGGCCGGCCAAGGATCCGGCCCTGGCCCGGGAAGCCACGCGCTCGTTCCGTACCGAACTCGGCCCGCCCGGCATCGGCTGGGAGAACGCGCTGCAATTCGAACGTGCCACACAGATGTGGTCCCAACGCAGACGAAATGAATCATGA
- a CDS encoding acyl-CoA dehydrogenase family protein — MHSFRFDPVELPASALSFRDDARAFLADEIAQDRFTPHRNSWNTFDPDFSRRSGAAGFIGMHWPKRYGGREASALDRFVVIEEMLAAGAPLGAHWVADRQSGNNILANGSQAARDDILPRIAAGECYFAIGMSEPNSGSDLASVGMRATRGDGGWILNGTKIWTSSAHRAHYLIALARSAPLGDDRHAGLTQFIVDLGEGKGVTTRPIYNLYGGHDFNEVFFDDVFVADDMLIGDEGGGWQMVTGELAFERSGPDRILSTFQLLRQLIEKIAQHADERRQIAVGRLISHLVSLRQMSLSVAGMLEKGESPELEAAAVKDVGTAFEQEIPEIARLLVDIEPSADSNDPYIESLALGVLSAPSFSIRGGTREILRGIIAKGLGLR; from the coding sequence ATGCATTCGTTTCGATTCGATCCGGTCGAGTTGCCGGCATCGGCTCTATCCTTTCGCGACGACGCACGTGCGTTTCTGGCCGACGAGATCGCCCAGGATCGGTTCACGCCACATCGCAATTCCTGGAATACGTTCGACCCGGACTTCAGCCGTCGTTCGGGCGCGGCCGGTTTCATCGGCATGCATTGGCCCAAACGCTATGGCGGCCGCGAGGCCAGTGCTCTCGATCGTTTCGTGGTGATCGAGGAGATGCTCGCCGCGGGTGCGCCGCTGGGCGCCCACTGGGTCGCCGACCGCCAGAGCGGCAACAACATTCTGGCCAACGGATCGCAGGCCGCCCGCGACGATATCCTGCCGCGTATCGCTGCCGGCGAGTGCTATTTCGCGATCGGCATGAGCGAGCCGAACTCCGGCTCCGACCTGGCCTCGGTCGGCATGCGCGCCACGCGCGGCGACGGCGGCTGGATCCTCAACGGCACCAAGATCTGGACCAGCAGCGCCCACCGCGCCCATTACCTGATTGCCCTGGCCCGCAGCGCGCCGCTGGGCGACGACCGACACGCTGGCCTGACCCAGTTCATCGTCGATCTGGGCGAAGGCAAGGGTGTAACCACGCGCCCGATCTACAACCTCTACGGCGGCCATGATTTCAACGAAGTGTTCTTCGACGATGTGTTCGTGGCCGACGACATGCTCATCGGCGACGAAGGCGGCGGTTGGCAGATGGTCACCGGTGAACTGGCCTTCGAACGAAGCGGTCCGGACCGGATTCTGAGCACGTTCCAGCTGCTGCGCCAGTTGATCGAGAAGATCGCGCAGCACGCCGACGAGCGTCGCCAGATTGCGGTGGGCCGGCTGATCTCGCATCTCGTGTCGCTGCGCCAGATGTCGCTGTCGGTCGCCGGAATGCTCGAGAAAGGCGAATCGCCCGAGCTCGAGGCGGCCGCGGTCAAGGATGTCGGCACCGCCTTTGAGCAGGAGATTCCCGAGATCGCCCGTCTGTTGGTCGATATCGAGCCGTCGGCCGACAGCAACGACCCGTATATCGAATCGCTGGCGCTTGGTGTGTTATCGGCGCCTAGTTTTTCCATTCGCGGCGGAACGCGCGAGATCCTGCGAGGCATTATCGCGAAAGGGCTGGGGCTACGATGA
- a CDS encoding ABC transporter ATP-binding protein, translated as MSIKTATCPRAGHDNASESADPLLKIDGLSVDFATGHGWANVVNDVSFDIGQHEILGLVGESGSGKTVTGLSILGLVPMPPGRLAGGHVWFEDRDLLTLSERQRRDIRGNDISMIFQEPMTSLNPAFTIGDQISETVLRHRGGSRRAARRRAIEVLDLVGIPKADKRIADYPHEFSGGMRQRAMIAMALSCEPKLLLADEPTTALDVTIQAQILELLASMRDEIGMSILMITHDLGVVAEICDRVVVMYAGQVVERAPAIPLFETPGMPYTEGLLRSMPQLGPASGRLASIPGNTPEPWNMPAGCRFHPRCPYGQPECTDRPIELRSTGPEQVSRCIRTAELQLRGIT; from the coding sequence ATGTCGATTAAGACCGCAACCTGCCCGCGCGCTGGGCACGACAACGCGTCAGAGTCCGCCGATCCGCTGCTGAAGATCGATGGGCTGTCGGTCGACTTCGCCACCGGTCACGGCTGGGCGAACGTGGTCAACGACGTCAGCTTCGATATCGGGCAGCACGAGATCCTGGGTCTGGTAGGCGAGTCCGGCTCAGGCAAGACCGTCACCGGGCTGTCGATCCTGGGCCTGGTGCCGATGCCGCCCGGACGGCTCGCCGGCGGCCATGTCTGGTTCGAGGATCGCGATCTGCTGACCCTGTCGGAGCGCCAGCGGCGGGATATTCGTGGCAACGATATCTCCATGATCTTTCAGGAGCCGATGACCAGCCTCAATCCGGCGTTCACGATCGGCGACCAGATCAGCGAGACGGTACTGCGTCATCGCGGCGGCAGCCGGCGCGCGGCTCGACGGCGGGCGATCGAGGTGCTGGACCTGGTCGGCATTCCCAAAGCCGACAAGCGCATCGCCGATTATCCGCACGAATTTTCCGGGGGCATGCGTCAACGCGCGATGATCGCCATGGCATTGAGCTGCGAGCCCAAGCTGCTGCTGGCCGATGAGCCGACCACCGCGCTCGACGTCACGATCCAGGCACAGATTCTGGAGCTACTGGCCTCGATGCGCGACGAAATCGGCATGTCGATCCTCATGATCACCCACGATCTGGGCGTGGTCGCCGAAATCTGCGATCGGGTAGTGGTGATGTATGCCGGGCAGGTGGTCGAGCGCGCGCCGGCCATTCCGCTGTTCGAAACGCCTGGGATGCCCTACACCGAAGGGTTGCTGCGCTCGATGCCCCAGCTCGGGCCGGCCTCGGGACGACTGGCATCGATCCCGGGCAATACGCCCGAACCCTGGAATATGCCCGCGGGCTGTCGGTTCCACCCGCGCTGCCCCTATGGCCAGCCCGAATGCACCGATCGGCCCATCGAACTGCGCTCGACCGGGCCTGAGCAGGTCAGCCGCTGCATCCGCACCGCCGAACTTCAACTGCGGGGTATCACGTGA